The following proteins are co-located in the Fimbriiglobus ruber genome:
- a CDS encoding HEAT repeat domain-containing protein: MTPELLEALRQRIEAARAMLDKFPAAGRAVLEQQIQQMLAKLESEGTLGGLEAQLLSGTVGGSVGASGDKYLTYRGDIQSAAGVGGVLAFVTAHPEDQPTALFRLDADSLKLTEHALPTGGAVVAADEKTVFVAGTDRQLYSAAGNKAPTPLGQPFDAPIRAIVFVSGGRLAVLTGARLVTISTTDGEQLQSLDLPEAGTCLAADKTGQWLAAGTEKGTVVVFDGQDKSEFEPAESEKLHDGAVTALLFEPEELRFFSAGADHKLLTTHARGRLEPEDKGRDNNHEDFVTAMVWAPSGDRFLTGGWDAVLKTWPRVGGVKPAKFEGGVGRVVALAVVTAYNRPRLAVCSDDNTIRFIDLEPDGRFGEQVARVYGAVDRAKSELGQTDPRRREKVLKEVAKWDDAASLDLIANQLEKDADHQLRFVAAQLLAASRNPRAVAPLETAVNHRDEKVRVEAFKGLQTHLGATDFRPIDLALKTGKPDVGILAVKALVPRAGADDEALARLTEALNAGTWDVRKATIDGLTTVFAADPPQAGLTALGSKHGDVRATALARFYERKLLDDPRVRSAVRRRLEDDDSGVRRVAFLVSVLTRWNLANYLRKADPELHRQLGEIPGADVPIADVPVVDRARLTPDDFDVPLQATAARALDTCLRGARALSALGDPRAFGLLLQLSRDDAPAARVEVCHGLAALGDPRALARLRSMLGDPEASVRDAAYTSLARIEDTDPLGVASAGLTAAAEDVRRRGLQTLVEFVRKSPLGDPPAGAPDATSAPGWFLLVLALCDGAQAVRTEAWKAVLNLKVGGGGEPTLRFALRSTHADVRREVLTEVTAQAAEPWATPLLHEFFNDPDPGIRAEAFTQATRKAKEFAPLEAALASKYPDARRLAIEALIKRRTQQSQALLTSALHDPDRNLRQLALTALVDADAISALTEAAANEHPDVKVRAATALAKHGDPAALRPLLDLATVPEPTEKEREAAWLENAEAALLGLAELADPTAVSAIRWLVGSKHARVRKAAVEALAWSVRPGATDGLVQALPHADPAVRNRAAFGLAIHGDGSVLGRLLGDDLARDLGIGAVLAAAVALGATGDQLVSAALDATEETIRTRALFILLLAESRDASGAGQRPLACLSAKAPRVRLTGAQALELYTDADASREFLVQTLNDRGGETAWKIVPDVIDALAAVLVGGPPWVRARAVGLLAWFDEKEQAGWNQAWAVFSRRFAREIAEARTTAPPRKGSRVTAGQLKELAFGAYVGLVREQGSNAAPQAIGRIRQTALDRVFALASADARYSRAASPVLTQALGDPNLTVRTRAFEHLLALGIDRTRLGAEALEAGYTDLGVKGLELLAGAAAGDGDSVLEQVMLARTDDLAIEAAKLLAGRRGTVSVAAAAGQAAYEAMRQQAIRWLAAEYDQSAVARDHLRAALKSRYRLVREAAASELAAKKDAAAFDALVEMLRAADVPIKQQRAVEALTQLGDPRAADAFLDRLENDPAGTANLRMLTGCAAAFRRPETADRMLALADKNKEWRTAAFGAVLIVSGFDQAIEDPTDERPDRKWEEDQHPRHPAVFAKLLDRMIATGIVTLDQKLIVGATWCRSPEVDGPLGLLTTNPNDDLRDTAVAALGWRLKHRNAAPEVLLRALRHKNPTTQFLAADGLARAGRAEGLSVLLSAIEYLDDVSLRERAVIALGELGDARAVDVLLRLASEDGHALQEAAAEAIGHLKRSPESEKIGRLLERLAKGNGGVARRALAGLRWFDSASGWQLVRQRAADRMLGDWVRQTAVEQLGYKDEPANRTALTTLMLRESDTDLLVAAFGAARRLWGRDSLEPFYALLQNPEAEEWANDDDLFGGEKIVEVVSARGDPLQILTLFPKFAPAVQEVLESNLLGRTDIPVKEATAALAEADEGTVRLAARLLGRAGTTAAGAKGKVSDALAKWWTTWQERRAAVVRDPSRRHTLERATDCLRGLIWAAGRVGAGLDKLVALATERPDDPLFKPLRLEAVRCLASGTPKAMALSALETVARGTDPDARTIAADVLARHDAPRAAGLLEMLSSDLPSFRRLLAAKEVRAAVGFLQSAAGQVHYQPVALPALIAAKDVATLGAIANDRKKPEATRLGAIEGLGVMAAEPAEAVLVQVGKADGDDEDVRKAAWRALRRSKRARAARTAGKA, encoded by the coding sequence ATGACCCCGGAACTTCTCGAAGCCCTGCGCCAGCGGATCGAGGCCGCCCGCGCGATGTTGGACAAGTTCCCCGCGGCGGGGCGAGCGGTCCTCGAACAACAGATCCAGCAGATGCTCGCCAAGCTCGAGTCCGAGGGGACTTTGGGAGGGCTCGAAGCGCAACTCCTTTCGGGGACTGTGGGCGGCAGTGTCGGGGCGTCCGGCGACAAGTATTTGACCTACCGCGGCGACATCCAATCCGCGGCTGGCGTGGGCGGGGTGTTGGCATTCGTCACAGCCCACCCCGAAGACCAACCGACCGCCCTCTTCCGGCTCGACGCGGATTCGCTGAAATTAACCGAACACGCCCTTCCGACCGGCGGCGCGGTCGTGGCCGCGGATGAAAAGACGGTGTTCGTCGCCGGGACCGATCGACAACTTTACTCGGCTGCCGGAAACAAAGCACCAACACCCCTGGGTCAACCCTTCGATGCCCCTATCCGCGCCATCGTGTTCGTCTCGGGCGGCCGTCTCGCGGTGCTAACCGGCGCGCGGCTCGTGACGATTTCAACGACCGATGGGGAACAACTCCAGAGCCTCGATCTCCCGGAAGCGGGCACCTGCCTCGCTGCCGACAAAACCGGTCAGTGGCTCGCGGCCGGGACCGAGAAGGGCACCGTTGTCGTCTTTGATGGGCAAGACAAGTCCGAGTTTGAACCCGCGGAAAGCGAGAAGTTGCACGACGGGGCGGTCACCGCGCTTCTGTTCGAGCCGGAAGAACTGCGGTTCTTTTCCGCGGGGGCCGATCACAAGCTGCTCACCACCCACGCCCGCGGGCGCCTGGAGCCGGAAGACAAGGGGCGGGACAATAACCACGAAGACTTTGTTACCGCGATGGTCTGGGCTCCGTCCGGTGACCGTTTCCTGACCGGCGGATGGGACGCCGTACTCAAAACGTGGCCCCGCGTCGGCGGGGTCAAGCCGGCCAAATTCGAGGGCGGCGTCGGGCGCGTGGTCGCGCTGGCCGTCGTGACCGCGTACAACCGCCCCCGATTGGCCGTCTGTTCGGACGACAACACCATCCGCTTCATCGACCTGGAGCCGGACGGTCGGTTCGGGGAACAGGTTGCCCGCGTATACGGGGCTGTCGACCGGGCCAAATCCGAGTTGGGGCAGACCGACCCCCGCCGGCGGGAGAAGGTGCTGAAAGAGGTGGCGAAATGGGATGACGCCGCTTCTCTCGATCTGATCGCCAACCAACTGGAGAAGGACGCCGACCACCAACTCCGGTTCGTGGCCGCCCAACTCCTCGCCGCGTCGCGCAACCCACGCGCGGTCGCGCCGCTCGAAACTGCCGTCAATCACCGGGATGAGAAAGTCCGCGTCGAGGCGTTCAAGGGTTTGCAGACCCACCTCGGGGCCACCGACTTCCGACCGATCGACCTGGCGTTAAAGACCGGTAAACCCGACGTCGGCATTCTCGCGGTGAAAGCGCTCGTGCCGCGAGCCGGGGCGGACGACGAGGCGCTGGCCCGGTTGACCGAGGCGCTGAACGCCGGTACGTGGGACGTGCGAAAGGCCACGATTGACGGCCTGACGACGGTCTTCGCGGCCGACCCGCCGCAGGCCGGACTGACCGCCCTCGGCTCAAAACACGGGGACGTTCGGGCGACCGCCCTCGCCCGGTTCTACGAACGGAAGTTGTTGGACGATCCGCGGGTCCGCTCGGCCGTCCGCCGCCGGCTCGAAGACGACGACTCTGGCGTCCGGCGGGTCGCGTTCCTCGTCTCCGTGTTGACCCGCTGGAATCTGGCGAATTACCTGCGAAAAGCCGACCCCGAATTGCACCGGCAACTGGGCGAGATCCCGGGGGCCGACGTGCCGATCGCCGACGTGCCCGTTGTGGACCGGGCTCGCCTCACGCCCGACGATTTCGACGTGCCGCTTCAGGCGACCGCGGCCCGCGCACTCGACACCTGCCTCCGCGGCGCCCGGGCGCTGTCCGCCCTCGGCGACCCGCGGGCATTCGGGCTGTTGCTCCAACTCAGCCGGGATGACGCGCCGGCCGCCCGGGTCGAGGTCTGCCATGGGTTGGCCGCGTTAGGCGACCCGCGTGCGCTCGCCCGCCTCCGGTCAATGCTAGGCGACCCGGAGGCCTCCGTCCGGGACGCCGCGTATACGTCACTAGCCAGGATCGAGGATACAGACCCTCTCGGAGTCGCCAGCGCCGGCCTGACGGCGGCCGCCGAAGACGTTCGCCGACGTGGGTTACAAACGCTGGTCGAGTTTGTTCGGAAGAGCCCGCTCGGCGATCCGCCGGCCGGGGCACCGGACGCCACCTCGGCCCCGGGCTGGTTCCTGCTCGTTCTGGCGCTTTGCGACGGCGCTCAGGCGGTTCGGACAGAAGCCTGGAAGGCCGTCCTCAATCTCAAGGTCGGCGGTGGCGGCGAGCCGACCCTCCGGTTCGCCTTGCGCTCGACCCACGCCGACGTCCGCCGGGAGGTGCTGACGGAGGTCACGGCCCAGGCGGCCGAGCCGTGGGCGACACCGCTGCTGCACGAATTCTTCAACGACCCCGACCCGGGCATTCGGGCCGAGGCGTTCACCCAGGCGACCCGGAAGGCCAAGGAGTTCGCTCCCCTCGAAGCGGCACTCGCATCGAAATACCCCGACGCGCGGCGGCTGGCGATCGAAGCCCTCATCAAACGCCGCACGCAACAATCTCAAGCACTCCTGACGTCGGCCTTACACGACCCCGACCGGAACCTCCGCCAACTCGCCCTGACGGCCCTCGTCGACGCCGACGCCATCTCGGCTTTGACGGAAGCCGCCGCCAACGAACACCCGGATGTCAAAGTGCGGGCCGCGACCGCGTTGGCCAAACACGGCGACCCGGCCGCCCTCCGGCCGCTGCTCGATTTGGCCACCGTCCCGGAGCCGACCGAGAAGGAGCGCGAGGCGGCCTGGCTGGAAAACGCCGAGGCAGCCTTACTCGGACTCGCCGAACTCGCGGACCCGACCGCGGTGTCCGCTATCCGCTGGCTGGTGGGCAGTAAACACGCCCGCGTTCGAAAGGCAGCCGTTGAGGCATTGGCATGGTCCGTCCGTCCGGGGGCGACTGACGGCTTGGTGCAAGCGCTCCCACACGCAGACCCGGCCGTGCGAAACCGGGCGGCCTTCGGGTTAGCCATTCACGGCGACGGTTCCGTATTGGGTCGACTGCTAGGGGACGATCTCGCTCGCGATCTTGGCATAGGGGCCGTTCTTGCCGCGGCCGTCGCGTTGGGAGCGACGGGCGACCAATTGGTGAGTGCGGCCCTGGACGCGACCGAGGAAACCATCCGCACCCGCGCGCTCTTCATTCTCCTGTTGGCCGAGTCGCGGGACGCTTCGGGGGCTGGCCAACGCCCGCTGGCCTGTTTGTCCGCCAAGGCGCCGCGGGTTCGCCTGACGGGCGCGCAAGCCCTGGAACTCTACACCGACGCGGACGCCTCCCGCGAATTCCTGGTCCAGACGCTCAACGACCGCGGCGGCGAAACGGCCTGGAAGATCGTCCCGGACGTGATCGACGCTTTGGCGGCCGTGTTGGTCGGCGGGCCACCGTGGGTCCGTGCCCGAGCCGTCGGGCTGCTGGCCTGGTTCGACGAGAAAGAGCAAGCCGGGTGGAATCAGGCGTGGGCTGTGTTCAGTCGACGATTCGCGCGAGAAATCGCGGAAGCCCGCACCACGGCGCCGCCCCGGAAAGGGTCGCGCGTGACGGCCGGCCAGTTGAAAGAACTCGCGTTCGGTGCCTATGTCGGGCTAGTCCGCGAGCAGGGGAGTAACGCCGCGCCCCAGGCGATCGGGCGGATTCGTCAGACCGCCCTCGACCGCGTCTTCGCGCTCGCGTCGGCCGACGCCCGGTACAGTCGGGCCGCCAGTCCGGTCCTGACGCAGGCGCTGGGAGATCCCAACCTGACGGTCCGCACCCGGGCGTTTGAACACCTGCTCGCGCTCGGGATCGACCGCACGCGGCTCGGGGCCGAAGCCCTGGAAGCCGGGTATACCGATCTGGGCGTGAAGGGGCTCGAACTTCTCGCCGGTGCCGCCGCGGGAGATGGTGATTCGGTGCTGGAGCAGGTGATGCTCGCCCGAACCGACGACTTGGCGATCGAAGCCGCGAAATTGCTCGCGGGTCGGCGCGGGACGGTGTCAGTCGCCGCGGCTGCCGGTCAAGCCGCTTACGAGGCGATGCGGCAGCAAGCCATACGGTGGCTGGCCGCCGAGTACGATCAGTCCGCCGTCGCCCGAGACCACCTGCGGGCCGCATTGAAGTCGCGCTACCGGCTGGTCCGCGAGGCCGCCGCGAGCGAACTGGCCGCTAAAAAGGATGCAGCCGCGTTCGACGCCCTGGTCGAAATGCTCAGGGCGGCCGACGTTCCCATCAAGCAGCAGCGGGCGGTCGAGGCCCTGACGCAACTCGGCGACCCGCGGGCCGCCGATGCCTTCCTCGACCGACTCGAAAACGACCCGGCCGGCACCGCGAATTTGCGGATGCTGACGGGCTGCGCGGCCGCCTTCCGCCGCCCCGAGACGGCCGACCGAATGCTCGCCCTGGCCGACAAAAACAAAGAGTGGCGGACCGCCGCGTTCGGTGCCGTGTTGATCGTGAGCGGGTTTGACCAGGCGATCGAAGACCCCACGGACGAACGGCCGGATCGCAAATGGGAGGAAGACCAACACCCGCGGCACCCGGCCGTCTTCGCGAAGTTACTCGACCGGATGATCGCCACCGGCATCGTGACACTGGATCAAAAGTTGATCGTCGGGGCGACGTGGTGCCGCAGTCCCGAAGTCGACGGCCCGCTCGGCTTACTCACGACGAACCCGAATGACGACCTGCGAGACACGGCGGTCGCGGCCCTCGGCTGGCGACTGAAGCACCGGAACGCCGCGCCCGAAGTCCTCCTCCGGGCTCTCCGACACAAAAACCCGACGACCCAATTCCTGGCGGCCGACGGGCTGGCCCGTGCCGGCCGGGCCGAAGGGCTCAGCGTTCTCCTTTCGGCCATCGAATACCTCGACGACGTAAGCCTCCGCGAGCGAGCCGTGATCGCGCTCGGCGAACTCGGCGACGCCCGAGCCGTGGACGTGCTATTACGGTTGGCCAGCGAAGACGGGCACGCGCTCCAGGAGGCGGCGGCCGAGGCGATCGGGCATTTGAAACGATCGCCAGAGAGCGAGAAGATCGGCCGGCTGCTCGAACGCCTGGCGAAAGGCAACGGCGGGGTCGCCCGGCGGGCGCTGGCCGGTCTACGTTGGTTCGATTCCGCCTCCGGCTGGCAACTCGTCCGCCAGCGGGCAGCCGACCGCATGCTGGGCGACTGGGTCCGTCAGACTGCGGTCGAACAACTGGGGTACAAGGACGAGCCCGCGAACCGCACGGCCCTGACGACCCTGATGCTCCGCGAGAGCGACACCGATCTCCTGGTTGCCGCGTTCGGGGCCGCCCGTCGGCTCTGGGGTCGCGACTCGCTCGAACCGTTCTACGCTCTGCTCCAGAACCCGGAAGCCGAGGAATGGGCGAACGACGACGATCTGTTCGGCGGCGAGAAGATCGTCGAAGTCGTCTCCGCCCGCGGCGACCCGCTTCAGATTTTAACCCTGTTTCCCAAGTTCGCGCCTGCCGTCCAGGAAGTGCTGGAGTCGAACTTACTCGGCCGAACGGACATCCCGGTGAAGGAGGCCACGGCGGCTCTCGCCGAGGCGGACGAGGGGACGGTCCGGCTGGCCGCTCGCTTGTTGGGCCGGGCCGGCACGACCGCCGCCGGGGCGAAGGGAAAGGTTTCGGACGCCCTCGCGAAATGGTGGACGACCTGGCAAGAGCGCCGGGCGGCCGTAGTCCGCGACCCGTCGCGACGGCACACCCTGGAGCGGGCGACCGACTGCCTCCGTGGACTGATCTGGGCGGCAGGACGAGTCGGGGCTGGGCTCGACAAGTTGGTCGCCCTCGCGACGGAGCGGCCGGATGATCCGCTTTTCAAGCCGCTGCGTCTGGAAGCCGTGCGGTGCCTCGCTTCCGGTACACCGAAGGCCATGGCGCTGTCGGCCCTGGAAACGGTCGCCCGCGGCACCGACCCGGACGCCCGGACCATTGCGGCCGATGTCCTCGCCCGCCACGATGCGCCCCGGGCCGCGGGACTGCTGGAAATGCTGTCGTCCGACCTGCCGAGCTTTCGGCGCTTGCTGGCGGCGAAGGAAGTGCGTGCCGCGGTCGGGTTCTTGCAGTCGGCGGCCGGACAGGTCCACTACCAACCGGTCGCCCTGCCGGCTTTGATCGCGGCCAAGGATGTGGCTACCCTTGGGGCCATCGCGAACGACCGGAAGAAGCCGGAGGCCACCCGGCTCGGCGCGATCGAGGGGCTCGGTGTCATGGCCGCGGAACCTGCCGAAGCGGTGTTGGTGCAGGTGGGGAAGGCCGACGGTGACGACGAAGACGTGCGCAAGGCGGCGTGGCGGGCACTGAGACGGTCGAAGCGGGCGCGGGCCGCGCGGACAGCCGGCAAAGCGTAA